A single Bacteroidales bacterium DNA region contains:
- a CDS encoding phosphoadenylyl-sulfate reductase gives MIKKLTQQIKLKSIKEQLEFLAKEFKGKIAFSTSFGQEDQVITDIIFKNNIPIEVFTLDTGRMFEETYKVWNITNKKYNKKITAFFPEKDKVEKMISEKGIYSFYNSIEDRKECCNIRKVYPLTRALKDVDLWITGLRAEQSVTRTELALLEENKSFDTIKFNPLTGWTYNDVLEYLKENNVPYNELHDKGFLSIGCSPCTRAIKEGEDIRSGRWWWESKDKKECGLHIDQTPSFNIKKIN, from the coding sequence ATGATAAAAAAATTAACACAACAAATAAAATTAAAATCAATAAAAGAACAACTTGAATTTCTTGCAAAAGAATTTAAAGGAAAAATTGCTTTTTCCACAAGTTTCGGACAAGAAGACCAAGTTATAACTGATATTATTTTCAAAAACAATATCCCTATTGAAGTTTTTACTCTTGATACAGGACGTATGTTTGAAGAAACCTATAAAGTTTGGAATATAACAAATAAAAAATATAACAAAAAAATAACAGCATTTTTTCCCGAAAAAGATAAGGTTGAAAAAATGATTTCAGAAAAAGGAATTTACAGTTTTTATAATTCAATTGAAGACAGAAAAGAATGTTGCAACATCCGAAAAGTTTATCCTTTGACAAGAGCTTTAAAAGATGTTGATTTGTGGATAACCGGTCTTCGTGCAGAGCAATCTGTTACCAGAACCGAATTAGCACTTTTAGAAGAAAACAAAAGTTTTGACACAATAAAATTTAATCCTCTTACAGGCTGGACGTATAATGATGTTTTAGAGTATTTAAAAGAAAACAACGTACCGTATAATGAACTGCATGATAAAGGATTTTTAAGCATCGGTTGCTCACCTTGCACAAGAGCAATAAAAGAAGGCGAAGATATTAGATCAGGTCGTTGGTGGTGGGAAAGCAAAGATAAAAAAGAGTGCGGATTGCATATTGACCAAACACCCTCTTTTAATATTAAAAAGATAAATTAA
- a CDS encoding VOC family protein has protein sequence MKHIISGIQQVGIGVTDINISWKWYRENLDFNIPVVDDLGTAEKMLRYTGNKPQKRHAIIALNIQGGGGLEVWQHLTREPQHADFEIQIGDLGIFAAKIKSKNIEFAYSNFKEKNINLLSKLVKDPAGNKHFFFEDPYNNIFEVVEEDSVFAKNDSVNGGVYGAIIGVTDIDKSIKFYSDVLGYDVVEYKENGIFEDFNGLKRGDSKFDRALLSHSKARKGAFSKMLGKSQIELVKIYDAEPKKMYEGRYWGDPGFIQICFDVSNMKALKEHCAKNGHPFTIDSNPEIYETGGKIFDMGDAAGHFTYTEDPDGTLIEFVETHKIPIIKKLSWNLNLMKRNPEKALPDWMLKTLAWNRVK, from the coding sequence ATGAAGCACATCATAAGCGGAATACAGCAAGTAGGAATAGGGGTAACAGATATTAACATTTCATGGAAATGGTATCGAGAAAATTTAGATTTTAACATTCCTGTTGTTGATGATCTCGGCACTGCTGAAAAAATGTTACGTTATACCGGAAACAAACCACAAAAAAGACATGCAATAATTGCACTTAATATTCAGGGCGGCGGAGGTTTAGAAGTATGGCAACATCTTACAAGAGAGCCGCAACATGCTGATTTTGAGATTCAAATTGGCGATTTAGGAATATTTGCCGCAAAAATTAAAAGTAAAAATATTGAGTTTGCTTACAGCAACTTTAAAGAAAAAAACATTAACCTTTTAAGCAAACTTGTAAAAGACCCTGCAGGAAATAAACATTTCTTTTTCGAAGACCCTTACAACAATATTTTTGAAGTTGTGGAAGAAGATTCTGTTTTTGCAAAAAACGATTCAGTAAACGGCGGTGTTTACGGAGCAATAATCGGAGTAACGGATATTGATAAATCAATAAAATTTTATTCCGATGTTTTAGGATACGATGTTGTTGAATATAAAGAAAACGGTATATTTGAAGATTTTAACGGTTTAAAAAGAGGAGACTCTAAGTTTGACAGAGCATTATTATCACACAGCAAAGCTCGCAAAGGAGCATTCAGCAAAATGTTGGGGAAAAGCCAAATTGAACTTGTGAAAATATATGATGCTGAACCTAAAAAGATGTATGAAGGGCGATATTGGGGTGATCCCGGCTTCATTCAAATTTGTTTTGATGTAAGCAACATGAAAGCTTTGAAAGAACATTGTGCAAAAAACGGACATCCTTTTACAATAGACAGCAATCCTGAAATTTATGAAACCGGAGGAAAAATATTTGATATGGGAGATGCAGCCGGACATTTTACATATACAGAAGACCCCGACGGAACATTAATCGAATTTGTTGAAACGCATAAAATTCCTATTATTAAAAAGTTAAGTTGGAATCTTAATTTAATGAAAAGAAATCCTGAAAAAGCTTTGCCTGATTGGATGTTGAAAACATTGGCTTGGAACAGAGTAAAATAA
- a CDS encoding aminotransferase class I/II-fold pyridoxal phosphate-dependent enzyme — translation MVDIFKKLDTSKTDLGKYQASVHGYMTFPKLEGEIGPVMKFQGKDVITWSVNNYLGLANTPEVRKADADAAAKYGMAYPMGARMMTGNTKYHEELEQALADFVSKESGYLLNYGYQGMVSIIDSLVDRNDVIVYDSDSHACILDGARLHMGKRFVFKHNDMDSLDKQLAHATKYLEGNDKGGILVITEGVFGMEGDLGNLKAITDFKDKYDFRLFIDDAHGIGTMGKTGAGTGEHFGVQDKIDVYFGTFAKAFAGIGGFVASNKQIIDYLRYTMRSQIFAKSLPMPMVLGAFKRLEMLRDEPKHKKKLWDIVNALQKGLKDNGFNLGVTESPVTPVFFEGDDTIVIKITKDLRENYGIFCSAVVYPVIPKGKIMLRLIPTASHTQEHVDITIKAFSEIKVKLQNGMYD, via the coding sequence ATCGTGGATATTTTCAAAAAATTAGACACATCAAAAACCGACTTGGGTAAATACCAAGCATCAGTACACGGATATATGACTTTTCCGAAACTTGAAGGAGAAATCGGACCGGTAATGAAATTTCAAGGAAAAGATGTAATTACATGGAGTGTAAATAATTATTTGGGTTTAGCAAATACTCCGGAAGTAAGAAAAGCAGATGCAGATGCAGCTGCAAAATACGGAATGGCATATCCTATGGGAGCAAGAATGATGACCGGAAATACAAAATACCACGAAGAACTGGAGCAAGCTCTTGCAGATTTTGTCAGTAAAGAAAGCGGTTATTTATTAAATTACGGTTACCAAGGAATGGTTTCGATAATTGACTCTTTGGTAGACAGAAATGATGTAATAGTTTATGACTCAGACTCTCATGCTTGCATCTTAGACGGAGCAAGATTACATATGGGCAAACGTTTTGTGTTTAAACATAACGATATGGATAGTTTGGACAAACAACTTGCTCATGCAACTAAATACTTGGAAGGTAATGATAAAGGCGGAATTTTAGTTATTACGGAAGGTGTTTTCGGAATGGAAGGAGATTTAGGCAACCTGAAAGCAATAACTGATTTTAAAGATAAATACGATTTCAGATTATTTATCGATGATGCACACGGAATAGGCACAATGGGTAAAACAGGTGCAGGAACAGGAGAACATTTCGGTGTTCAAGATAAAATTGATGTGTATTTCGGAACTTTTGCAAAAGCTTTCGCAGGAATTGGAGGTTTTGTTGCAAGCAATAAACAAATAATTGATTATTTGCGATATACAATGCGTTCACAAATTTTTGCAAAATCATTGCCGATGCCTATGGTTCTGGGAGCATTTAAACGTCTTGAAATGCTCAGAGATGAACCTAAACACAAAAAGAAACTTTGGGATATAGTTAATGCTCTTCAAAAAGGTTTAAAAGATAACGGTTTTAATCTTGGTGTTACAGAATCTCCTGTTACTCCTGTATTCTTTGAGGGAGATGATACTATAGTAATAAAAATTACAAAAGATTTAAGAGAAAACTACGGTATTTTTTGCTCTGCTGTTGTTTACCCCGTTATTCCGAAAGGTAAAATAATGTTAAGATTAATACCTACTGCTTCACATACACAAGAACACGTTGACATTACAATAAAAGCATTTTCTGAAATTAAGGTGAAATTGCAAAACGGAATGTATGATTAA
- a CDS encoding DUF5103 domain-containing protein, producing MGFIKNACLFIFLFFTNPLFSQIELQYDNRIYKENIKSILFHQLEKRFSYPIIDLAVQNKLFLEFDDLSQERNDYSYTIIHCNSDWEPSNLNSIEYIEGFEENQVEDFEDSFNTLVFYRHFELLFPNEDVMPKLSGNYILLVYENFDREEIVFSRRFFVVDSKVDIDAEVKRSSVVNTIDDSQELVFTLNDKLQSVFDSQDNLKVIIYQNNIPEINISNIKPDYIKGNLYEYNNPRLLRFKGGNEYRYFNVKNTKYVNDRISTIKYNEPYYIFELVSEKREAFNTYSYAEDINGEMLITADNISDDKLEAEYVYVDFKLQYNNPVVSGKFYVFGALSDWNNDKNNEMYYDYSEQSYKLRMLLKQGFYNYQYVFVNDENKNIDFSYAEGNHYQTENNYVIYVYFRNPANQYDELIGYKIVNSLKRI from the coding sequence ATGGGTTTTATAAAGAATGCCTGTTTATTTATATTTCTTTTCTTTACCAATCCTCTTTTTTCGCAGATTGAGCTACAATATGATAACAGAATATATAAAGAAAATATAAAAAGTATTTTATTCCACCAACTTGAAAAAAGATTTTCTTACCCTATTATAGATTTAGCCGTTCAGAATAAATTATTTTTAGAATTTGATGATTTGAGTCAAGAAAGAAACGACTATTCTTATACAATAATTCATTGCAACTCTGACTGGGAACCTTCAAATTTGAATTCTATTGAATATATTGAGGGATTTGAGGAAAATCAAGTTGAAGATTTTGAAGATTCTTTTAATACTTTGGTTTTTTACAGACATTTTGAACTTTTATTCCCGAATGAAGATGTTATGCCTAAATTATCAGGGAATTATATTTTGCTTGTTTATGAAAATTTTGACAGAGAAGAAATTGTATTCAGCAGAAGATTTTTTGTTGTTGATTCTAAAGTCGATATTGATGCTGAAGTAAAACGTTCTTCTGTTGTAAATACTATTGATGATTCGCAAGAACTTGTATTTACGCTAAACGATAAGTTGCAATCTGTTTTTGATTCTCAGGATAATTTAAAAGTTATAATTTATCAGAATAATATTCCTGAAATTAACATAAGCAATATAAAACCGGATTATATTAAAGGTAATTTATATGAGTATAATAACCCTAGATTGCTTAGATTTAAGGGAGGAAATGAATACCGTTATTTTAATGTTAAGAATACGAAATATGTAAATGACAGAATCAGTACAATAAAATACAATGAGCCATATTATATTTTTGAGTTAGTAAGTGAAAAAAGAGAGGCTTTTAATACATATTCCTATGCAGAGGATATTAATGGTGAAATGTTAATAACGGCAGATAATATAAGTGATGATAAGCTTGAAGCGGAATACGTATATGTTGATTTTAAATTACAATATAATAATCCTGTTGTGTCAGGTAAGTTTTATGTTTTCGGTGCTTTGTCAGATTGGAATAATGATAAGAATAATGAAATGTATTATGATTATTCCGAACAATCTTATAAATTAAGAATGTTGTTAAAACAGGGTTTTTATAATTATCAATATGTTTTTGTAAATGATGAAAACAAGAATATTGACTTTTCTTATGCGGAAGGAAATCACTATCAAACAGAAAATAATTATGTAATTTATGTTTATTTCAGAAATCCTGCAAATCAGTATGATGAATTGATAGGATACAAAATTGTAAATTCTTTAAAAAGGATATAA